One part of the Dyadobacter sp. 676 genome encodes these proteins:
- a CDS encoding SNF2-related protein, which yields MKKNEPAATPTPGQHNFIFLDFNISELSASHILNNSSEMPSTEKRGFFDIQPYDIDIDYAAFQVATSQTETFKVVVRQDRKAVNLYCECTRPKRKLCAHQSQVLYNLLNRKDLRAFFDAKLRHEKIREVAVQYGLQDEPDPDQYFQLEYVARELRVKPRLKELIPLDASSFEALQEQLVARPLPDLPGAQTKETNTRTIVAIGLNKYYDHFYLEMYEALVTRQGKLKNPFVSINPLEQIWKTHVTDEIRFYTAVAAFGNNFREKKQETDLPALHSVVRNPLKLDFYYHNPAVSENINAASLVPVRLATTPADLQLTIDKKDPFLQIKGELSLDNVHLDLESVEFRYDYFVLYKDSLHLIESPDILRVLRFFKQHNQRIYIHESKFETFRTNLLSKLGSNIRINYTYVKPATPAQREEQGFDQGIEKIIYLEDFGNYVLITPVLKYGKVEVPLFSPNDIYAVDNHGNPFLVRRDQEAELRFGSAVMRQHPDFEEQLGKPFFYLHRSRFLSEDWFPDAFEEWQNQGVTILGFNKLTKNRLNQHKPKISVHVESGINWFDTTASVQFGKQKVTLKHLHKAVKNRSKYVELGDGTVGILPEKWVEKFARYFEAGDIAGEVIRTPRIRFASVEEMYEAEMLDRHVKEQIAFYRSHFDDFQAIRPVPVPKTLKASLRNYQKQGLNWLNFLDEYNFGGCLADDMGLGKTLQIIAFLLLQRKKQVRNTNLIIVPTSLIFNWQAEIEKFAPSIKMLTIYGPDRAKSEEDFDRYEVVLTSYGTLLSDVVFLKKYYFNYIILDESQAIKNPESQRYKAARLLQSRNKLVLTGTPVENNTFDLYGQLSFACPGLLGNKTQFRNHFSIPIDRFKDAERAMELQRTINPFILRRTKQQVASELPEKTEMVIYCEMGEEQRKVYNAYELEFYNYLNTKTQGDIERSRLHVLQGLTKLRQICNSPALLRDDLFYGDSSAKIDVLMEQIEDTAPWHKILVFSQFTSMLDIIRPKLEERGIGHEYLTGQTRDRAARVGNFQSNEDIRVFLISLKAGGTGLNLTEADYVYLIDPWWNPAVENQAIDRSHRIGQQKNVIAVRLICPGTIEEKVMELQATKKDLANDLVKTDTDVLKSLTRNDLLALVSR from the coding sequence ATGAAAAAGAACGAGCCTGCCGCAACACCGACGCCCGGTCAGCACAACTTTATTTTCCTCGACTTCAATATTTCCGAACTGTCGGCTTCGCATATCCTGAACAACAGCTCCGAAATGCCGTCGACGGAAAAAAGGGGCTTTTTCGATATTCAGCCATACGATATCGACATCGACTACGCTGCGTTTCAGGTCGCAACCAGCCAGACGGAAACCTTCAAAGTGGTGGTCAGGCAGGACCGGAAGGCCGTAAACCTCTACTGCGAATGCACCCGTCCCAAACGGAAGTTATGCGCCCACCAGAGCCAGGTCTTATACAATTTACTCAACAGAAAGGACTTACGCGCATTCTTTGACGCAAAGCTCCGGCATGAAAAGATCCGGGAAGTGGCCGTTCAATATGGCTTGCAGGACGAGCCTGATCCCGATCAGTATTTCCAGCTCGAATATGTGGCCCGTGAACTGCGGGTCAAACCCCGGTTGAAAGAGCTTATCCCATTGGATGCTTCATCATTCGAAGCATTGCAGGAACAACTCGTGGCCAGGCCACTTCCCGATCTGCCCGGCGCTCAAACGAAGGAAACGAACACCCGAACTATTGTCGCAATCGGCCTGAATAAGTATTACGATCATTTTTATCTGGAAATGTACGAGGCCCTGGTCACCCGGCAGGGTAAACTGAAAAACCCGTTTGTTTCGATTAACCCGCTCGAACAGATCTGGAAAACGCACGTTACGGACGAGATCCGGTTCTACACCGCTGTCGCGGCTTTCGGAAATAATTTCAGGGAAAAGAAACAGGAAACCGACCTTCCGGCATTGCATTCGGTGGTGCGAAATCCGTTGAAGCTCGATTTTTACTATCACAATCCCGCCGTCTCGGAAAACATCAACGCCGCGTCCCTGGTGCCCGTCAGGCTGGCCACCACGCCGGCGGACCTGCAACTGACGATCGATAAAAAAGACCCGTTTCTGCAAATCAAGGGCGAACTGAGCCTGGATAATGTGCACCTCGACCTCGAAAGCGTGGAGTTCCGTTACGACTACTTCGTGCTTTATAAAGATTCGCTGCATTTGATCGAAAGTCCCGATATTCTGCGCGTACTCCGCTTTTTCAAACAGCACAACCAGCGCATTTACATCCACGAGTCGAAATTCGAAACATTCAGGACCAACCTGCTTTCCAAACTGGGCAGTAACATCCGCATCAATTACACCTACGTTAAGCCCGCCACGCCCGCACAGCGCGAGGAGCAGGGGTTCGATCAGGGTATCGAAAAAATCATCTATCTCGAAGACTTCGGTAACTACGTACTCATTACGCCGGTACTCAAATACGGCAAGGTGGAGGTGCCGCTGTTTTCGCCAAACGACATTTATGCGGTAGACAACCACGGCAACCCTTTCCTGGTCAGGCGCGACCAGGAGGCAGAGCTGCGGTTTGGCAGCGCCGTTATGCGCCAGCACCCCGATTTTGAAGAGCAACTGGGTAAACCGTTCTTCTATCTGCACCGAAGCAGATTCCTTAGCGAAGACTGGTTCCCCGATGCATTCGAAGAATGGCAAAATCAGGGAGTGACGATCCTGGGCTTTAACAAGCTGACCAAAAACCGCCTGAACCAGCATAAACCTAAAATATCGGTGCATGTCGAAAGCGGTATCAACTGGTTCGATACAACCGCCAGCGTACAGTTCGGCAAGCAGAAAGTAACCCTGAAACACCTGCATAAGGCCGTTAAGAACCGAAGCAAATATGTGGAACTCGGCGACGGGACAGTGGGCATCCTGCCGGAAAAATGGGTGGAGAAATTCGCCAGGTATTTCGAGGCGGGCGATATCGCCGGCGAGGTGATCCGGACGCCCAGGATCCGGTTTGCGTCGGTGGAGGAAATGTACGAGGCCGAAATGCTCGACCGCCATGTAAAGGAGCAGATCGCGTTCTACCGGTCGCACTTCGACGATTTCCAGGCCATTCGGCCCGTGCCGGTCCCGAAAACGTTAAAGGCCAGCCTGCGGAATTATCAGAAGCAGGGACTGAACTGGTTGAATTTCCTGGACGAATACAATTTCGGCGGCTGTCTGGCCGACGACATGGGTTTGGGGAAAACGTTACAAATCATTGCGTTTCTATTGTTACAGCGAAAAAAGCAGGTTCGTAACACAAACCTGATCATTGTCCCCACCTCGCTGATTTTCAACTGGCAAGCAGAAATAGAGAAATTCGCCCCAAGCATTAAAATGCTGACTATCTACGGGCCCGACCGCGCGAAGAGCGAGGAGGATTTCGACCGGTACGAGGTAGTCCTGACCTCCTACGGCACATTGCTTTCGGACGTGGTATTTTTGAAAAAATACTATTTCAATTACATTATCCTCGATGAATCGCAGGCAATTAAAAACCCCGAATCACAGCGATACAAGGCGGCGCGGCTCCTGCAATCGCGTAACAAGCTTGTGCTTACCGGAACGCCCGTGGAGAACAACACTTTTGACCTCTACGGCCAGCTCTCCTTCGCCTGCCCGGGGCTACTGGGCAACAAAACGCAGTTCCGCAACCATTTTTCGATCCCTATCGACCGGTTCAAGGACGCCGAACGGGCGATGGAACTGCAAAGGACGATCAACCCGTTCATTTTGCGCCGTACCAAGCAGCAAGTCGCCTCGGAGCTTCCCGAGAAAACCGAAATGGTGATCTATTGCGAAATGGGCGAAGAACAGCGCAAGGTTTACAATGCCTACGAACTGGAATTCTATAATTACCTGAATACGAAAACGCAAGGCGATATCGAACGCAGCAGGCTCCATGTCTTGCAAGGACTCACCAAACTGCGCCAGATCTGCAACTCGCCCGCATTGCTTCGCGACGACCTCTTTTACGGCGACTCTTCGGCCAAAATCGACGTCCTTATGGAACAGATCGAGGATACGGCGCCCTGGCATAAAATACTGGTATTCTCGCAGTTCACATCGATGCTCGACATCATCCGCCCGAAACTGGAAGAGCGCGGAATAGGCCACGAGTACCTAACCGGCCAGACCCGCGACCGTGCGGCGCGCGTCGGGAATTTTCAGAGCAATGAGGACATCCGGGTGTTCCTTATCAGCCTGAAAGCAGGGGGAACGGGCCTCAATCTCACAGAAGCCGATTACGTGTACCTGATCGACCCATGGTGGAACCCGGCCGTCGAAAACCAGGCCATCGACCGGAGCCATCGCATTGGCCAGCAAAAAAACGTGATCGCCGTGCGGCTGATATGCCCCGGCACCATCGAGGAAAAGGTAATGGAGTTGCAGGCGACAAAAAAAGATCTGGCCAACGACCTCGTCAAAACGGACACGGATGTGCTGAAATCATTGACCAGAAACGATTTGCTGGCATTGGTGTCGCGTTAA
- a CDS encoding glycoside hydrolase family 18 protein yields MEPFSSCKAVALAVCLILSGAVSAQKQKKYIVNAYVGGFRGLANVEEIDAEKLTHINYAFVNVQDSMAVLTNLATDSTNFRKLNLLKKKNPDLKIVISIGGWAWSENFSDAVLTESSRLKFARSSVDIVRQYDLDGVDIDWEYPGMRGEEGNIYRPEDKQNFTLMFKALRDELNLLEKEKGKKYLLTTAVGGSKSFIEHTEMALAQVYLDYVLIMTYDYGGRNGTVGHHTNLYDYDPSGEGSSADRSVKNFIAAGVPASKIGLGAAFYGKGWEAETAANHGLGQKRVKQVQGGGYTKLKDTMIGQNGYKKYYDKKAKAPYLFNDSTRVLITYEDEKSVKNKCRYVKKNKLAGIFFWEYFNDPKEYLINEIHKNLD; encoded by the coding sequence ATGGAACCCTTTTCCAGCTGCAAGGCAGTGGCACTCGCGGTCTGCCTGATCCTGTCCGGTGCCGTTTCGGCCCAGAAGCAAAAAAAGTACATCGTAAATGCCTATGTAGGCGGTTTTCGCGGACTCGCGAACGTGGAGGAGATCGATGCGGAGAAGCTGACGCACATTAATTACGCATTTGTCAATGTGCAGGATAGCATGGCCGTCCTGACCAATCTGGCTACCGATTCCACCAATTTCCGTAAGCTCAATCTGCTCAAAAAGAAAAATCCCGACCTGAAAATCGTGATTTCCATTGGCGGCTGGGCATGGAGCGAGAACTTCTCGGACGCCGTGCTGACGGAATCGTCCCGTCTGAAATTCGCCAGATCCAGCGTCGACATTGTACGCCAGTACGACCTCGACGGCGTGGATATCGACTGGGAATATCCCGGCATGCGCGGGGAGGAAGGGAATATATACCGCCCGGAAGACAAGCAGAACTTTACGCTGATGTTCAAAGCATTGCGCGACGAGTTGAATTTGCTCGAAAAAGAAAAAGGGAAGAAATACCTGCTTACCACCGCCGTGGGGGGCTCGAAATCGTTCATCGAACATACCGAAATGGCCCTGGCACAGGTGTATCTCGACTATGTGCTCATCATGACCTACGATTACGGGGGCCGCAACGGCACGGTTGGGCATCATACCAACCTGTACGACTACGACCCGTCTGGCGAAGGTTCATCGGCCGACCGCTCCGTGAAAAATTTCATCGCGGCGGGCGTCCCGGCGAGCAAGATAGGACTAGGCGCCGCATTCTACGGCAAAGGCTGGGAGGCGGAGACCGCCGCCAACCACGGTTTGGGGCAAAAACGGGTGAAACAGGTGCAAGGAGGCGGTTACACCAAGCTGAAAGACACCATGATCGGTCAGAACGGTTATAAAAAGTATTATGATAAAAAAGCCAAAGCACCTTATCTCTTCAATGATTCGACCAGGGTGCTCATTACCTACGAGGACGAAAAGTCCGTTAAGAATAAATGCAGGTATGTGAAAAAGAACAAGCTGGCCGGCATCTTTTTCTGGGAGTATTTCAACGACCCGAAAGAATACCTGATCAACGAGATCCACAAAAACCTGGATTAA